A DNA window from Mycolicibacter terrae contains the following coding sequences:
- a CDS encoding cell division protein SepF: MSTLHKVKAYFGMAPMEDYDDDYYDDGDDRASSRDYSPRGERFSEDVFDRVAGRSDGRYDDRFDDRDYDEAPAGYRGGYDDDVRDPRYRPREFERSRFASLRGSTRGALAMDPRRMAMMFDESSPLSKITTLRPKDYSEARTIGERFRDGTPVIMDLVSMDNADAKRLVDFAAGLAFALRGSFDKVATKVFLLSPADVDVSPEERRRIAETGFYAYR; encoded by the coding sequence ATGAGCACACTCCACAAGGTCAAGGCCTACTTCGGGATGGCTCCTATGGAGGACTACGACGACGACTACTACGACGACGGCGATGACCGCGCCTCGTCGCGCGACTACTCACCCCGCGGGGAGCGGTTCTCCGAGGACGTCTTCGACCGCGTCGCGGGCCGTTCCGATGGCCGCTACGACGACCGATTCGATGACCGCGACTATGACGAGGCTCCGGCCGGCTACCGGGGCGGCTACGACGACGACGTCCGCGACCCGCGGTATCGGCCGCGCGAGTTCGAACGCTCGCGCTTCGCCTCGCTGCGCGGCTCGACCCGCGGCGCCCTGGCGATGGACCCCCGCCGGATGGCGATGATGTTCGACGAGAGCAGCCCGCTGTCGAAGATCACCACGTTGCGCCCCAAGGACTACAGCGAGGCGCGCACCATCGGCGAGCGGTTCCGCGACGGCACACCGGTGATCATGGACCTGGTGTCGATGGACAACGCCGACGCCAAGCGGCTGGTGGACTTCGCGGCGGGCCTCGCCTTCGCGCTGCGCGGCTCGTTCGACAAGGTCGCGACCAAGGTCTTCCTGCTGTCGCCGGCCGACGTCGACGTGTCCCCGGAGGAGCGCCGCCGGATCGCCGAAACCGGCTTCTACGCCTATCGGTAG
- a CDS encoding nuclear transport factor 2 family protein has protein sequence MTEFAQHRAAVESFIDAMHGGADNDTIAGHLAEDVVLNGPLGDEPLIGREAVVEAIQTVGALATDLTYREVLSGPSHHAAFFRLQIGDTAVDGMDYFLLDADSKIAEVTIWWRPLPSAVEMQGHLAEVLGMQPWALHTMGG, from the coding sequence ATGACCGAATTCGCCCAGCACCGTGCCGCCGTCGAGTCCTTCATCGACGCTATGCACGGGGGCGCGGACAACGACACCATCGCCGGTCACCTCGCCGAGGACGTGGTGCTCAACGGCCCACTCGGCGATGAACCGCTGATCGGCCGCGAGGCGGTCGTGGAGGCCATCCAGACCGTCGGCGCCTTGGCGACCGACCTCACCTACCGGGAGGTCCTCAGCGGCCCGAGTCACCACGCCGCGTTCTTCCGCCTGCAAATCGGCGACACCGCGGTCGACGGAATGGACTACTTCCTACTCGACGCCGACAGCAAGATCGCCGAGGTGACCATCTGGTGGCGTCCGCTGCCATCCGCTGTCGAGATGCAAGGCCACCTCGCCGAAGTCCTCGGCATGCAGCCCTGGGCACTACACACCATGGGCGGCTGA
- a CDS encoding TetR/AcrR family transcriptional regulator encodes MVTMTGKTAVQAPRKLTKKGEATRARILEHAAELIHTQGVAATNNQQLRHITGVSGSQLNHYFPTKESLVLAVIEWQAEHVLHFYGGEQFAGFETVDSLRAWVDYYVTHDSAYRDGCTLGSLASQIIKSDLEVHDELAQAFAQWRDIFRDGLQRMQNLGRISADADPTQLADLLLSAFQGGMLLSQVQRDVTPLKNALHAAVDHIQMLST; translated from the coding sequence ATGGTGACCATGACCGGCAAAACCGCAGTCCAAGCGCCCCGCAAGCTCACCAAAAAGGGTGAGGCGACACGGGCGCGAATCCTCGAGCACGCCGCAGAGCTCATCCACACCCAGGGCGTCGCCGCAACGAACAATCAGCAGCTCCGTCACATCACCGGCGTCAGCGGGTCCCAGCTCAATCACTATTTCCCGACCAAAGAAAGCCTCGTCCTAGCCGTGATCGAATGGCAGGCCGAGCACGTCCTGCATTTCTATGGCGGTGAGCAATTCGCCGGCTTCGAGACCGTCGATTCGCTTCGGGCCTGGGTGGACTACTACGTCACCCACGACAGCGCCTACCGAGACGGCTGCACCCTCGGGTCCCTGGCGAGCCAGATCATCAAGTCAGACCTGGAGGTGCACGACGAGCTGGCCCAAGCGTTCGCGCAGTGGCGGGACATCTTCCGCGACGGGCTTCAGCGCATGCAGAACCTCGGCCGCATCAGCGCCGACGCGGACCCCACACAGCTGGCCGATCTGCTGTTGTCGGCGTTCCAGGGCGGCATGCTCCTCAGCCAGGTCCAGCGGGATGTCACCCCGCTCAAGAACGCCCTGCATGCCGCCGTCGACCACATACAGATGCTCTCGACCTAG
- a CDS encoding YggT family protein, translating into MALFFTILGIALFVFWLLLIARIVIEFIRSFSRDWHPRGATVVILELIMSITDPPVKLLRRLIPQLTIGAVRIDLSIMVLLLIAFVGMELALQHAA; encoded by the coding sequence TTGGCGCTGTTCTTCACGATTCTCGGCATCGCGCTGTTCGTTTTCTGGCTGCTGCTGATCGCTCGGATCGTCATCGAGTTCATCCGCTCATTCAGCCGCGACTGGCACCCCCGCGGTGCCACCGTGGTGATCCTGGAGCTGATCATGAGCATCACCGACCCCCCGGTGAAGCTGCTGCGGCGCCTGATACCGCAGTTGACCATCGGCGCGGTGCGCATCGACCTGTCGATCATGGTGCTGCTGCTGATCGCGTTCGTCGGGATGGAACTGGCGCTGCAGCACGCCGCCTGA
- the pgeF gene encoding peptidoglycan editing factor PgeF yields the protein MTFRVRRVTTTRAGGVSMAPFNSFNLGDHVGDDPAAVTANRTRLASAIGLGPDRLVWMNQVHGDRVELVDGPRDTAVEATDALITGVPRLAVVVVTADCVPVLMADARAGVVGAVHAGRVGAQHGVVARALEGMLAAGAQVGDISVLLGPAVSRPHYEVPAAMADEVEAALPGSRTLTSAGTPGLDLRAGIARQLRELGVKAIDVDPRCTAADPNLFSHRRDGRTGRLASLVWLE from the coding sequence GTGACCTTTCGCGTCCGGCGGGTGACGACCACCCGGGCCGGCGGCGTCTCGATGGCTCCGTTCAACAGTTTCAACCTGGGCGATCACGTCGGCGACGACCCGGCCGCGGTGACGGCCAACCGGACCCGGCTGGCGTCGGCCATCGGACTCGGTCCCGACCGCCTGGTGTGGATGAACCAGGTGCACGGCGATCGCGTGGAGCTCGTCGACGGCCCCCGCGACACCGCTGTCGAGGCGACTGACGCGCTGATCACCGGCGTTCCCCGGCTGGCGGTGGTGGTGGTGACCGCCGACTGCGTGCCGGTGCTGATGGCCGATGCGCGCGCGGGGGTGGTCGGCGCGGTACACGCCGGGCGGGTCGGCGCCCAGCACGGCGTCGTGGCTCGCGCGTTGGAGGGCATGCTCGCGGCGGGAGCGCAGGTCGGCGACATCTCGGTTCTGCTGGGCCCGGCGGTCAGCAGGCCACACTACGAGGTGCCCGCGGCAATGGCCGACGAGGTCGAGGCGGCGTTGCCGGGCAGTCGCACGCTCACCTCGGCCGGTACGCCCGGACTGGATCTGCGAGCCGGAATCGCCAGGCAATTAAGGGAATTGGGTGTCAAGGCGATCGACGTCGACCCGCGATGCACGGCGGCCGACCCGAACCTGTTCAGCCACCGCCGCGACGGACGCACCGGCCGGCTCGCATCGCTGGTGTGGCTGGAATGA
- the wag31 gene encoding DivIVA-like cell division protein Wag31, producing the protein MPLTPADVHNVAFSKPPIGKRGYNEDEVDAFLDLVETELTRLIEENADLRQRVSELDQELAAARAGGGQQATSAIPVYEPSPEPAPPQPVAQPAAPEPTTDDQHLKAARVLSLAQDTADRLTGTARAESEKLMADARANADQILSEARQTAETTVAEARQRADAMLADAQTRSETQLRQAQEKADALQADAERKHSEIMGTINQQRTVLEGRLEQLRTFEREYRTRLKTYLESQLEELGQRGSAAPVDTSAGSDGGGFNHFNRGTN; encoded by the coding sequence ATGCCACTAACACCGGCAGACGTGCACAACGTCGCGTTCAGCAAACCGCCGATCGGGAAGCGCGGCTACAACGAGGACGAGGTCGACGCCTTTCTCGACCTGGTGGAGACCGAGCTGACGCGGCTCATCGAGGAAAATGCCGACCTGCGCCAGCGGGTCAGCGAGCTCGACCAGGAGCTGGCTGCGGCCCGCGCCGGTGGCGGCCAGCAGGCCACCTCGGCGATCCCGGTCTACGAGCCTTCCCCCGAGCCGGCGCCTCCGCAGCCGGTGGCACAGCCGGCCGCACCGGAGCCGACCACCGACGACCAGCACCTCAAGGCGGCACGGGTGCTGAGCCTGGCCCAGGACACCGCCGACCGGCTGACCGGCACCGCCCGGGCCGAGTCCGAGAAGCTGATGGCCGACGCCCGTGCCAACGCCGACCAGATCCTCAGCGAGGCCCGGCAGACCGCGGAGACGACGGTCGCCGAGGCCCGGCAGCGGGCCGACGCCATGCTGGCAGATGCTCAGACGCGCTCGGAGACGCAGCTGCGCCAGGCCCAGGAGAAGGCCGACGCGCTGCAGGCCGACGCCGAGCGCAAGCACTCCGAGATCATGGGCACGATCAACCAGCAGCGCACGGTGCTGGAAGGCCGGTTGGAGCAGCTGCGCACATTCGAGCGGGAATACCGCACCCGACTCAAGACCTACCTGGAATCCCAGCTCGAGGAGTTGGGCCAACGCGGATCGGCGGCACCGGTCGACACCAGCGCAGGCAGTGACGGCGGCGGTTTCAACCATTTCAATCGCGGCACCAACTGA
- a CDS encoding NADPH-dependent F420 reductase, with protein sequence MNSISIIGTGNMARTIGALAIAGGNTVEIIGRDQSKAADLARALGGNATTGEFGAVPAGDIVIVALLYASVVPVVTQYGNALAGKVIVDISNPFNAAADGLAIPDSTSVAQEVAKAVPPGAGVVKAFNTLFGHVLERRLPLDVFIAGDDAQAKASVAEFVKSLGLRPLDVGGLNMAHWLEGAGLLMMGLARQGVGHWDVALGATEFPR encoded by the coding sequence ATGAACAGCATCAGCATCATCGGCACCGGAAACATGGCCCGCACCATCGGCGCGTTGGCAATCGCAGGCGGCAACACCGTCGAGATCATCGGCCGCGATCAGTCCAAGGCCGCAGACCTGGCCAGGGCGCTCGGCGGCAATGCCACGACGGGAGAGTTCGGCGCCGTCCCGGCCGGCGACATCGTCATCGTGGCCCTGTTGTATGCCAGCGTCGTCCCGGTCGTCACCCAGTACGGAAATGCCCTGGCGGGCAAGGTCATCGTCGACATCAGCAACCCGTTCAATGCCGCGGCCGACGGGCTGGCCATCCCCGACAGCACCTCGGTCGCGCAAGAAGTTGCCAAGGCTGTCCCGCCCGGCGCCGGCGTGGTGAAGGCGTTCAACACCCTCTTCGGGCATGTCCTGGAGCGGCGCCTGCCGCTGGATGTCTTCATCGCCGGCGATGATGCACAGGCCAAGGCGAGCGTGGCGGAGTTCGTCAAGAGCCTCGGGCTGCGCCCGCTGGATGTCGGCGGCCTGAACATGGCGCACTGGCTGGAGGGGGCGGGCCTGCTGATGATGGGTCTCGCCCGCCAGGGTGTGGGGCACTGGGACGTCGCCCTCGGAGCCACCGAATTTCCCCGCTGA
- a CDS encoding DUF2249 domain-containing protein, with amino-acid sequence MTTNDVVVATSAADSAAVDDVRSRYAELLGRQAALGAAVFAAVGTAGPAFDDAHRAVQAFVDQVVRPQLRAAVELIYPASADVERSRLLVEGLLGETQLIEQAAARIARDADRVQIAAHVESLRVLLEALLGKVADLLLPALAEASGVSLADLAAQLPAIPSEIAQSSQPGPAAHGHGHGHGGCGCGEEDEEMPELDVREIPHAIRHATVFGAFDAVPVGGSMLLVAPHDPIPLLHQLAERSGGRLAVGYEQRGPEAWRLRLTRV; translated from the coding sequence ATGACAACCAATGACGTGGTCGTGGCCACCAGCGCGGCGGATTCGGCGGCCGTAGACGACGTGCGGTCCCGCTATGCCGAGCTGCTCGGCCGCCAGGCCGCGCTCGGGGCGGCAGTGTTCGCCGCGGTCGGTACCGCCGGCCCGGCCTTTGATGACGCCCACCGCGCGGTGCAGGCCTTCGTCGATCAGGTGGTGCGGCCCCAACTGCGCGCCGCGGTGGAGCTGATCTACCCCGCCTCCGCCGACGTTGAGCGATCGCGGTTGCTGGTCGAGGGTCTGCTCGGCGAGACCCAGCTGATCGAGCAGGCCGCGGCTCGCATCGCCCGCGACGCCGACCGGGTGCAGATCGCCGCACACGTCGAGTCGCTGCGCGTGCTGCTGGAGGCGCTACTGGGCAAGGTCGCCGACTTGCTGCTGCCCGCACTCGCCGAGGCCAGCGGCGTCTCGCTGGCCGATCTGGCCGCCCAACTGCCGGCGATCCCCTCCGAGATCGCCCAATCCTCCCAGCCCGGCCCGGCCGCCCACGGCCACGGCCACGGGCACGGCGGGTGCGGCTGCGGCGAGGAAGACGAGGAGATGCCCGAGCTCGACGTGCGCGAGATTCCGCACGCGATTCGGCATGCGACCGTGTTCGGGGCCTTCGACGCGGTTCCGGTCGGTGGATCGATGCTGCTTGTTGCGCCGCACGACCCCATCCCGCTGCTGCACCAGCTCGCCGAGCGCAGCGGCGGTCGGCTGGCGGTCGGCTACGAACAGCGCGGCCCGGAGGCGTGGCGGCTGCGGCTCACCCGGGTCTGA
- a CDS encoding TetR/AcrR family transcriptional regulator, whose amino-acid sequence MTELEKGPQRVRRGRGARERILRASQQLFRDQGINRTGMDQLCAVAQVSKRTAYQHFAGKDELIAEYLRRFDPDVTAGVFDRTDLTPREKLLAVFEVSAPGAQEVTPLCPFIAAAVEIHDPQHPASQCARDYKTTIAARLAETAREAGATNPEQLGEQLALLLDGASARTRVLNSESFPTAAAIAAVLIDNAIPATARR is encoded by the coding sequence ATGACGGAGTTGGAGAAGGGCCCCCAACGCGTGCGGCGGGGCAGGGGTGCACGCGAGCGAATTCTGCGTGCGTCACAACAACTGTTTCGCGATCAGGGCATCAACCGCACCGGCATGGACCAGCTGTGCGCGGTGGCCCAGGTGTCGAAGCGCACGGCCTACCAGCACTTCGCCGGCAAGGACGAGCTGATCGCCGAATACCTGCGCCGATTCGATCCCGACGTCACGGCGGGAGTGTTCGATCGCACCGACCTGACCCCCCGCGAAAAACTCCTCGCAGTATTCGAGGTGTCCGCCCCCGGGGCCCAGGAGGTCACGCCGCTGTGCCCGTTCATCGCGGCGGCCGTAGAGATCCACGACCCGCAACACCCGGCATCCCAGTGCGCACGTGATTACAAGACCACGATTGCCGCGCGGCTCGCCGAAACCGCCCGCGAAGCCGGCGCCACCAACCCCGAACAGCTCGGCGAACAACTGGCACTGCTGCTCGATGGCGCCTCGGCCCGTACGCGAGTGCTCAACAGCGAATCGTTCCCGACCGCCGCCGCGATCGCCGCCGTCCTCATCGACAACGCCATCCCCGCGACGGCCCGGCGTTGA
- the ftsZ gene encoding cell division protein FtsZ, translating into MTPPHNYLAVIKVVGIGGGGVNAVNRMIEQGLKGVEFIAINTDAQALLMSDADVKLDVGRESTRGLGAGADPEVGRRAAEDAKDEIEELLRGADMVFVTAGEGGGTGTGGAPVVATIARKLGALTVGVVTRPFSFEGKRRGNQAELGIAALRESCDTLIVIPNDRLLQMGDAQVSLMDAFRSADEVLLNGVQGITDLITTPGLINVDFADVKGIMSGAGTALMGIGSSRGDGRALKAAEIAINSPLLEASMEGAQGVLMSVAGGSDLGLFEINEAASLVQDAAHPEANIIFGTVIDDSLGDEVRVTVIAAGFDSAGSGRKPVTGSTGQARHAVTPGQAGKVTSSLFDPVDAVSVPAPTNGATVSVGGRNGDDGCDDDDVDVPPFMRH; encoded by the coding sequence ATGACCCCACCGCACAACTATCTGGCCGTCATCAAAGTCGTGGGTATCGGTGGTGGCGGAGTCAACGCCGTCAATCGGATGATCGAACAGGGCCTCAAAGGCGTCGAGTTCATCGCGATCAACACCGACGCACAGGCATTGCTGATGAGCGACGCCGACGTCAAGCTCGACGTCGGCCGTGAGTCCACCCGCGGCCTCGGCGCCGGCGCCGACCCCGAAGTGGGACGTCGGGCCGCCGAAGACGCCAAGGACGAGATCGAGGAGCTGCTGCGCGGCGCCGACATGGTGTTCGTCACCGCCGGGGAGGGCGGCGGCACCGGCACCGGTGGCGCACCGGTGGTTGCCACCATCGCCCGCAAGCTCGGCGCGCTGACCGTCGGCGTGGTTACCCGGCCGTTCTCCTTCGAGGGCAAGCGGCGCGGCAACCAGGCGGAATTGGGCATCGCCGCGCTGCGGGAGAGCTGCGACACCCTGATCGTGATCCCCAACGACCGGCTGCTGCAGATGGGCGACGCCCAGGTCTCGCTGATGGACGCGTTCCGCAGCGCCGACGAGGTGCTGCTCAACGGCGTCCAGGGCATCACCGACCTGATCACCACCCCCGGGTTGATCAACGTCGACTTCGCCGACGTCAAGGGCATCATGAGCGGCGCGGGCACCGCGCTGATGGGTATCGGGTCGTCGCGGGGCGACGGCCGGGCGCTCAAGGCCGCCGAGATCGCGATCAACTCGCCGCTGCTGGAAGCCTCGATGGAGGGCGCCCAGGGCGTGCTGATGAGCGTCGCCGGCGGCAGCGACCTGGGTTTGTTCGAGATCAACGAGGCGGCCTCGCTGGTTCAGGACGCCGCTCATCCGGAGGCCAACATCATCTTCGGCACCGTGATCGACGACTCGCTGGGCGACGAGGTCCGGGTGACGGTGATCGCGGCGGGCTTCGACTCGGCCGGTTCGGGCCGCAAACCGGTGACCGGAAGCACCGGTCAGGCCCGGCACGCGGTGACCCCCGGGCAGGCCGGCAAGGTGACCTCGTCGCTGTTCGACCCGGTCGACGCGGTCAGCGTGCCCGCCCCCACCAATGGGGCGACGGTCAGCGTCGGCGGCCGCAACGGTGACGACGGCTGCGACGACGACGACGTCGACGTCCCGCCGTTCATGCGCCACTAG
- a CDS encoding phosphoribosyltransferase: protein MTRPARLNPMPARTFRNRRDAGRVLAGCLSGYRDADGLLVLGLARGGVPVGWEVAAALQAPLDVFLVRKLGVPQWPELAMGALASGGMVVVNDQVVADLGISSEALHSVIERESAELRRREHAYRGDRPAADLHGRVVILVDDGIATGASVLAAVRAVQAAEPASTVVAVPVGPLSACRKIAQEADDVVCATMPERFDAVGQSYADFRQVTDDEVRDLLATPTTAAS from the coding sequence ATGACTCGACCGGCCCGCTTGAACCCGATGCCGGCGCGCACGTTTCGCAACCGTCGCGACGCCGGCCGGGTACTGGCCGGGTGTCTGTCCGGTTACCGCGACGCCGACGGCCTGCTGGTGCTGGGCCTGGCCCGCGGCGGCGTTCCGGTCGGCTGGGAGGTCGCCGCCGCCCTTCAGGCGCCGCTGGACGTATTCCTGGTCCGCAAGCTGGGGGTGCCGCAGTGGCCGGAACTGGCGATGGGCGCGTTGGCCAGCGGCGGCATGGTGGTGGTGAACGACCAGGTGGTCGCCGACCTCGGTATCAGCAGCGAGGCGCTGCACTCGGTGATCGAACGCGAGTCGGCCGAACTGCGACGGCGTGAGCACGCCTACCGCGGTGACCGACCGGCCGCCGACCTGCACGGCCGGGTGGTGATCCTGGTCGACGACGGCATCGCGACCGGCGCGAGCGTGCTGGCGGCGGTGCGCGCGGTCCAGGCGGCCGAGCCGGCCAGTACGGTGGTCGCGGTACCGGTCGGACCGCTCTCGGCGTGCCGCAAGATCGCCCAGGAGGCCGACGACGTGGTCTGCGCGACGATGCCCGAGCGGTTCGACGCCGTCGGCCAGAGCTATGCCGACTTTCGCCAGGTCACCGACGACGAAGTCCGCGACCTCCTGGCCACCCCGACCACCGCTGCGAGCTAG
- a CDS encoding SDR family NAD(P)-dependent oxidoreductase, giving the protein MGKLDGKVAVITGGSKGLALAGAKLFVDEGAHVFIMGRHQDALDDAVKLIGRNVTAVQGDAADLDDLDRLYDTVRQEKGAIDVLWASAGMGEQAKLGEITEEHFHAAFWLNARGTLFTVQKALPLLNDGGSILMTGSNASLKGFPGWSVYAGSKAVQQAWARVWLAELKDRRIRVNVLTPGQVATAKQEELFDEETKRQFESLIPRGAMGRAEEIATAALFLASDDSSYVNGMELVADGGTAAI; this is encoded by the coding sequence ATGGGGAAACTCGACGGCAAGGTAGCGGTAATCACCGGCGGCTCAAAGGGTTTGGCGTTGGCCGGCGCCAAGTTGTTCGTCGACGAAGGAGCTCATGTGTTCATCATGGGCCGGCACCAGGACGCGCTGGATGACGCGGTCAAGCTGATCGGCCGGAATGTCACCGCCGTGCAGGGCGATGCCGCCGACCTCGACGATCTCGACCGTTTGTATGACACCGTCCGGCAGGAAAAGGGCGCGATCGACGTGCTGTGGGCCAGCGCCGGAATGGGCGAGCAGGCAAAGCTCGGAGAGATCACCGAGGAGCACTTCCATGCCGCCTTCTGGCTGAACGCGCGCGGCACACTGTTCACCGTGCAGAAGGCCCTGCCGCTGCTCAACGACGGTGGCTCGATCCTGATGACGGGGTCGAACGCGTCGCTCAAAGGCTTTCCCGGGTGGAGCGTCTACGCCGGGAGCAAGGCCGTGCAGCAGGCCTGGGCCCGGGTATGGCTGGCCGAGTTGAAGGACAGGCGGATCCGGGTGAATGTGCTGACCCCCGGCCAGGTCGCCACCGCCAAGCAGGAGGAGCTCTTCGATGAAGAGACGAAACGGCAATTCGAATCCCTGATCCCGCGGGGAGCGATGGGCCGCGCCGAGGAGATCGCAACGGCCGCACTATTCCTCGCCTCCGACGACTCGAGCTACGTGAACGGGATGGAGCTCGTTGCCGACGGCGGCACCGCGGCGATCTGA
- a CDS encoding cell division protein FtsQ/DivIB: protein MDEPQAAEDAVEPESAEKPEEPAEVEGPRRRARRERAERRAAQARAEAIEQARREAKRRLRAGSSEPARGVPRGTVQGLKMALATFLALVVVVGLGLILYFTPVMAVRDIEVTGIAAVTREEVLDVAKVQLGTPLLQVDTGGVAERVAAIRRVASARVQRQYPSALGISVVERVAVVFKDFPDGPHLFDRDGVDFATAPPPGMLPIFDVDNPGPTDPASRAALQVMTALAPEVAGQVGRVAAPSVASITLTLIDGRVVVWGNTDRTAEKAQKLAALLTQPGHTYDVSSPDLPTVR from the coding sequence ATCGACGAGCCGCAGGCCGCCGAAGACGCCGTAGAACCCGAATCCGCCGAGAAACCCGAGGAGCCGGCGGAGGTCGAGGGCCCGCGGCGGCGGGCACGGCGGGAACGCGCCGAGCGGCGCGCCGCGCAGGCGCGCGCCGAGGCGATCGAGCAAGCCCGCCGGGAGGCCAAGCGGCGGCTGCGGGCCGGCTCCTCCGAGCCGGCCCGAGGTGTCCCGCGGGGTACCGTGCAAGGCCTGAAGATGGCGCTGGCCACATTTCTCGCGCTGGTCGTCGTCGTCGGGCTCGGGCTCATCCTGTACTTCACGCCGGTGATGGCGGTTCGCGACATCGAGGTGACCGGGATCGCGGCGGTGACGCGCGAAGAGGTGCTCGACGTCGCGAAGGTGCAGCTCGGCACCCCGCTGCTGCAGGTCGACACCGGCGGTGTCGCCGAGCGGGTCGCCGCGATCCGGCGGGTGGCCAGCGCCCGGGTGCAGCGGCAGTACCCGTCGGCCCTGGGTATTTCGGTGGTCGAGCGGGTCGCGGTGGTGTTCAAGGACTTTCCGGACGGTCCGCACCTGTTCGATCGGGACGGCGTCGACTTCGCGACGGCGCCGCCGCCGGGGATGCTGCCGATCTTCGATGTCGACAACCCCGGGCCGACGGACCCGGCCAGCCGGGCCGCGCTGCAGGTGATGACCGCGCTGGCCCCGGAGGTCGCCGGCCAGGTCGGCCGGGTGGCCGCCCCGTCGGTCGCCTCGATCACCCTGACGCTGATCGACGGCAGGGTGGTGGTCTGGGGCAACACCGATCGCACCGCGGAGAAGGCGCAGAAGCTGGCGGCGTTGCTCACCCAGCCCGGACACACCTACGACGTGTCCAGTCCGGACCTGCCCACCGTCCGCTAG